One Thiocapsa sp. genomic window, TCGATTACGAACGGGCGTAAGGGGGCCATGACCGCCCACGCGCGCATCCTCTCCCAAGATGAGATCGATGCGCTTGCCCGCTGGGTCGTCGAGATGAGCGATGGTGTCGAAGGCAGTGCGGAGGGTTGGGATCTGTATCGCGCAAAGGGCTGCAACGCCTGTCATGGCGAGAAAGCCAACGGCGTGCTGGCCGAGCTGCCCGGCGGAGAGATCGTCAGCGTCGGTGCCTCGAATCTGACCGACAGCCTCTGGCGCTTCGAGCCCGGCGGCTTCGAGAGCGCGCGTCACACCATCATGTACGGCGTCAACCAGCCGGGTGTTCCCGAAACCCGTGACGCGGTAATGCCGGCCTTTGGATCGGTCGCAAAGGTGGACGATGTCGAGGTTCGCAAGCTCAACGATCAGGACATCAAGAAGCTTGCCATCTATGTCCACCAGCTCGGCGGGGGCGGATGAGCCGAGCGGGATTGGGATGACGTGCGGGCTGTCTCACCGGTCCGCGTGAAACGATGGGTGCATGGGAGGAAATCGACATGACCGGAGGACTGACGTGGGACTTCGTGACTTTGATGTCGCTCGCGATGGTTGCCGTCGCGATCTTCATCATCGTATTCCTGGTCTACAAGGTCATCATCTTGATGAATCGGGATGCGGAGGCGCATAAGAACAACGAGCATTGAAGGCGTCGGACGTCGTGCCATGTCATCGAGGGGGATCTGAGATCCCCCTTTTTTTGTACCGAAAATGGCTTCCGAATCAACTGCTTGTGCTTGCGAAAACGCATGGCCAAAAGGTCGCGGGAGGCGTAAGCTGATTTATTGACGGACGTGGTGATCGGGTGACCTCGACCGAATGATCTCGACGGGCCGGAGTCGTTTTCGGGCAGATCAGTCCGACCGGGTTCGATCCCCGGGGCGTGATCGGTTACGCCACGCCTGCGTCGCTTCCCTCTTGCGCGCCATCACGATGCGCCCGAATCGCAATGACCAAGCGCGCCCGTCGTAACCTTGACCCCGTCGTGGAGATGGTCAGTGAGCACGAATCCTGTGGCAACCCAAACCGCCGTCGACGACCTCTATGCCGAGGCCGAGCATTGGCACGTCAATACCGGCGGGGAGACGATTCACGCCAAACGTCTTGCGGGGCGGTGGCGCACCATCAAGTGGGCGGCCGCGTCGGTCTGGTTGATCTACTTCCTGGGTCCTTACCTGCGTTGGGACGGCAGACAGGCGGTCCTCTTCGATATCCCGAATCGGCAATATCACATCTTCGGCGCGACGGTCCTTCCGCAGGACTTCTGGATGCTCTCGCTGTTGTTGCTGTTCTTCGCCATTCTGCTTGCCGTTGCAACAGCCTTGGTCGGCCGTGTCTGGTGCGGCTATTTTTGCTTCCAGACAGTATGGACGGACATCTACACTTGGATCGAGGAGAAGCTCGAAGGCAGTCCGCCACAACGCAGGAAGCTCGACAAGGCGCCCATGTCTCCGAGCAAGCTTCGGATCAAGGCGACGAAACATGCGCTCTGGCTGCTGATCGGCTTCATCACGGGAATCAGCTTCGTGGCCTGGTTTACGGAGGCTCCCGCACTGTGGGTGAGCTTCTTCGCCGGCGAGTCGGGTCCCGTGGCCTACATCACCGTGGCGCTCTTTACGGTCGGGACCTACGGCCTCGCCGGTTTCATGCGCGAGCAGACCTGCTTCTGGCTCTGTCCGTACGCGCGCATCCAAGGCGTCATGCTCGACAAAACGACCATCGTGCCGACCTACGATCTGTTGCGCGGCGAGCCGCGCGGACGTGTCAAGCGCGGTGAAACCGGCGAAACGCGCTCGGGCGGCGACTGTGTCGACTGCAACCAGTGTGTCGCCGTCTGTCCGACCGGTGTCGATATCCGTAACGGGCAGCAGGAAGGCTGCATCACCTGTGCGCTCTGCATCGATGCCTGCGATCAGGTGATGGATAAGGTCGGGCGTCCGCGCGGCCTGATCCGCTATGCATCGCTCGACGAGCTCGAAGGATTGTCCACCAAGAAACTCTTGCTGCGTCCGCGTGTCTGGGTTTACGCGGCGATCATGAGTATCGCATTGGCCGGCATCCTCTACGGGTTCTCGACCTTGGCGGCGATCGACCTGAAGGTCCTGCACGAGCGCGCGCCGCTGTACGTACGGCTCAGCGACGGATCCATACAGAACAAGTACACGCTGAAGATCCTCAACAAGATGCCCGAGGAGCTCGCCGTGCGGATCAGCGTGACCGGCCCGGACGGTCTGGTGCTCATGGGTGCAGACGATCCAATCGTGGCACCGCCGGGTGGAGTGACCCCCGCCATCGTCTTCGTGAAGGTGCCGAAGCGCTCGCTCGCGAGCGAGCAGCAGCCCGTGCAGTTTCACGTCGAAGCGGCGAGGCCGTCCGGCGCCCTGGTCGAGGCCGACCGCGAAAGCGTCTTCATCGCGCCGCGTCCCTAAACCGGTCCGGGCGATCGGGAGCCGACGCTGACGTCGGCTCTCTCAAAGCGGTTCCCGGGACATCCGGGGAATGGCGGTAAAGAGATCGAGGTAATAGAAAGCGATGAGCTCGACGACCCACACCACGGAAACCCCACCCAAACCGACCCCGGCGCTCCGCAGCCCCTGGGTTCTGGCCTCGATCGGGCTAATTATCACGGTGCTGGCCGTGAATCTGACCTTCGTGATCCTCGCGATCCGGACCAACCCGGGGTTGGTCAACGCAAACTACTACGAGCGCGGACAGGACTACGAGCGCACCATGATCTCGCGTCAAGCGCGCGATCCAGGTTGGCTGATGCGTGCGGATATCCCCCGACCGCTGACGGCGGGTGTGGAGGAGTCGATGAGGCTTGTCCTGGTCGATCATGCGGGTCAGCCCGTCGACGTCGACCAAGCGACCTTCTACGCCTACCGACCGTCGGACGTCTCGCGCGATTTCGCCCTGCCCATGATTCGCGAGGCCAAGGGGCGCTATCTGGCCGAGACATCCTTCCCTCTGATCGGCGTTTGGGACATCCTCATCGCCGTGCAGAGCGGCGAGGACGAATACAGCGTCGGCGAGCGTGTCAACGTCGCTCGCCCCTGAGGTCCGGGCGACACCGGGCTCGAGCCCGGAGTCGGAGGTGCACGCGGATGCGTCCTCCACCCGAATGCACTGCTTTCACTGCGGTCTTCCGGTCGCCGAATCCGCGCGCGAGACGGCCCACATTGCCGGGCGCGAGCGGTCCTTCTGCTGCACCGGCTGCAAGTCGGTCTGCGAGGCGATCTTTGCCGCGGGACTCGAGGGTTTCTACAAGCGCACCCCCGAGGGCGAGATCTTCGGTCCGCCCCCCGAGCCGCCGAAAGACCTGGCCGTCTTCGACCTGGATGCCGTGCAGGAGGAGTTTACCGACACGGCCGGCGAGTCGCGCGAGATCAATCTCCTGGTCGAAGGCATCCACTGCGCCGCCTGTGTCTGGCTGATCGAGAAGGGGCTTTGCGCCATGCCGGGGGTCGAGGAGGCCCGCGTCAACCTGACCGGTCGGCGGCTGCGCGTGCGCTGGGACAACGGCCGGCTGAAGCTCTCCAGGATCCTGCGCCGACTCGCCGATCTCGGCTATGCCGCCGCCCCCTTCGATCCCGAATCCGCCGAGGGTGCGATCGGACGCGAGAACCGCGCCATGCTCTATCGCATGGCCTGGGCCGGGTTCGCGATGATGAACCTCATGTGGATCTCGATCGCTCTCTATGCCGGCGCCGACCAAGGCGAATTCCGCGGTCTCTTTCAGTGGCTCGGCTTCTTGATCGCCACCCCCACGCTCCTGTATTCGGGCGCGCCCTTTTTCCGCGGTGCCTTGTCCGGTTTGCGCTCGGGCCATCTGAGCATGGATCTGCCGATCGCGATCGGTGTGACGACCACGTACGTCTACTCGCTCTATGTCACGCTCGGCATCTCGAGTATCGGCGACGTTTATTGGGACACCGTCGTCAATTTTCTCTTCGTTATCTTGGTCGGGCGATATCTCGAGGCGATCTCGCGCCGCAAGGCCGTGGCCTCGACACAACGGCTGCTCGATCTGCAGCCGAAGGTCGCGACCCGGCTGGACGGGGAGGACGGCCAGACCGAGTCGGTCGTCCCGGTGCGCGCACTCAAGCTCGGCGAGCGCGTGCTGGTGCGTCCCGGCGAGCGGATCCCGGTCGACGGCGAGGTGATCTCGGGCGGCAGCGGGGTGGACGAATCCATGCTGACCGGCGAGTCGCGATCGGTCTCCAAGACGCTCGGCGATCAGGTCGTTGCGGGCACCATCAATGGTGCCGGTGTCCTGACCGTGCGTATCGGTGCGCTGCTGCGCGAGACCGCGCTGGGTCGCATCATCCGGCTGGTCGAGGACGCGCAGGCCAGCAAGGCCCCGATTCAGCGACTTGCCGATCGGATCGTGCCCTGGTTCGTCGCGGCAACGCTCGGTCTGGCGACCCTGACCTTCCTGATCTGGATGCGGGTGGATGTCGAGGTCGCGGTCATGGCGGCGACGGCGGTGCTCATCATCACCTGCCCCTGTGCCTTCGGAATGGCCACGCCCATGGCGGTGGCAGTGGCGACCGGGCTTGCCGCCTCGCGCGGCATTCTGATCAAGAATGGCGCCGTGCTCGAGCGGCTCTCCTCGATCGATCATTTCGTCTTCGACAAGACCGGGACGCTGACTGTCGGACGGCCGACCGTGACCGGGCTCGCGAGTGCGCCCGGCCGTTGGCGCCTAATCGACGGACCACAGGATCTGACGCCCGAGGAGCGTGATGTCCTTGCCGGGCTCCAAGCCCTCGAACGGCTCTCCGAGCATCCGATCGCCGCAGCCATCCTGGACCTCTGTGTGCGTGCCGGGATCGACCGTATCGCCGCGCCGGTGGATGCGGTCGAGGTCGCGCCGGGTCTCGGGATCAAGGGGCAGGTCGACGGCGTGGAGATCCTCGCGGGCTCGCGGGCCTGGCTGGTCCGCAACGGCGTGCAGCCCTGGCCCGACGGGGACGAGCAGTCCGCTCATACCTCGGGTCTCGTCCATTGCGCGCGGTCCGGCCAAGAGGTGCTGCGGCTCGGCGTCGCCGATCCGCTGCGACCCTACGCCGCGCGCGTGATCGCGCGGATGCGCGAGCGCGGGATCCGGGTGACGCTTCTGACGGGCGATCGCCGCGAGACGGCCGAGGCGATCGCAGTCCAGCTCGGAGGCGGGGTCGAGGTCATCGCCGAGGTGATGCCCGAGGACAAGGATCGCGTGATCGCCGAGCTTCAGCGTGGCGGCCGTCGAGTCGCTATGGTCGGCGACGGTGTGAACGACGCGCCTGCCTTGGTGCGGGCGGATGTCGGTATCGCCATGGGGAGCGGGACCGATGTCTCGATCGCAAGCGCGGACATCGTGCTCATGTCCAGCGAGCTCGGGCGTGTCGAGGAGGCCGCCCGATTGTCGCGACGCACCCTTCGGACCATCCGCCAGAACATCGGCATTTCGGTGGTTTACAATCTCATCATGGTCCCGCTGGCGATGGCCGCGGTCATCACGCCCCTGATCGCCGCCATCTCGATGCCGCTCAGCTCGCTGGCGGTCATCGGCAACTCGGCACGAATTCGGGCGGTCTTCAAGCCGGGGGCGAGCGGCACCCCGCGCGAGCCGTGACCGAGCGGGCGCTTAAACCGCGCCCCACGCGGTATGCGATTTTTTTGGATGGGATCGGCCCCGGCAGATTAGACGACCGCTGGAGCCGGCGCGGTTTAAGAGATTAAAAAATATATGATTTTAAACCGCGTCCCCGCTAAGGGCGGTGGATGCACCAAGCGCCGAACTCACTTGAAAGTGAGCATCTCGCTCTGGACGCGGTTTAATGGCATGACGTGGAGGTTCGAACGACGATGGACGTAATCTACGGCCTGATTCCCGGCATGCTGGTCCTCGGACTCGCTGCGGTCGCCGTGCTCTTCTGGGCGACCCGAACCGGTCAATACGACGATATGGACGGCGACGGTCGGCGCATCCTCATGGACGAGGATGAGGAGGACGGCGACCCGCGGCGTGCGCCGGTGATGGACGCCGATCCCGAGCTGAATCCAACTGAATCCCGTCGAGAGTGATCCGCCAAGTGAGACGCGCCATCGACGCCGCACCAATCAAAGACCCCGGTAGACGACGGGATTCAGAAATTTAAAAACCAAAAAATTAATCACTTAGGCGATTTCCGGGAATGAGCATCCCGGCCGTGCATGCCTCCAATGGTTACCGGGCGACTAAAGTCGCCCCTTGTATGTTCTGTTCTGAAGGGATTGACAAGGAAAGCGATAAACGGACTTTATGAAGAGTGCCCGGGAAGCCGTTCGCCCCTGAAGCCTGGATGTCGTGTTCCGCTGTTCAGAGCTTGCATGTAGATGGGCTCCCCGCCCTCTTCGCCCATACCGAAGAGTATCCGAGGCCGTGGACATGTCCGGGAGCCTGCATACACAAGGTCGGTAGGCGAGGGTACAGGGTCGGGGAACCGGGAATCATAATATCGCGTTGCATCCTGAAGAGACAGACGATGAATACAGCCGGAATCGATGTGGCCCACAAGACCCTGGCGCTGGCCGTCAGCACCGAGGAGAAGCTCGGCAAGGTCCGCGAGTTTGCCAACACACCAAGCGGTCATGCCGCGCTGATTAAGGCCTTGCAAGGTGCGCGGGTGGAGCGGGTGTGCCTGGAGGCGACCGGCAGCTATCACCTGGACCTGGCGCTGGCCATCGATGCGGCCGGGTTGGCGCTCATGGTGCTCAACCCCAAGGCCGCCAAGCGCTTTGCCGAGGCATTGCAGACGCGCAACAAGAGCGATGCGGTCGATGCCGGGGTGCTGGCGCAGTTTGCCCGGCGCATGCCGTTCGAGCCATGGCGGCGCCCGGCGACCGAGGCACTGGAGCTGCGCGCCTGCGCCCGGCGCCTGGAGGCGTTGGTGGTCGATCGCACGCGGGCGAAGAATCAACTCCACGCGCTGCTGCAAAGCACGACCACGCCGGCCGTGGTGCTGGATGACGTGCGCCTGAGCATCCACCAGTACACCGCCCGGATTGATGCCCTGCGTGACTGGGCCGATGCGCGCATCAGCGCCGACGAGGAGCTTGCGCAGGTCTACCGGCTGCTCACCGGCATCCCCGGCATCGCCGCCGCCAGCGCCATCCAGCTCATGGGTGAGCTGCTGGTGCTGCCCGAGGACATGCGTGCCAAGCAATGGGTCGCCCTGGCCGGACTGGATCCGCGCCAGAGCACCTCGGGCACCAGCGTGAACAAACCCCCGCGCCTGAGTAAGGCCGGCAACGCCCACCTGCGCAAGGCGCTGTTCATGCCCGCGCTGAGCGCCGCGCGCCATGAACCGCACGTCAACAGCTACTACACGCATCTCATCGAAGCGCGCGGCCTGAAGAAGATTCAGGCCATCTGCGCGGTCATGCGCAAATTGCTGCATGCCATCTATGCCATGCTCAAGCACCGCCAAGCGTTCGACGGCAGCCGCTTCTGCTTGCTTCGCGAGGCCGCGGCATGAGCACCTCGGCGATGTCCGCCACGGCACCCTCCTCGGTTGGCCCGACAGCACGCGCGTGGCCGTCCAAGAGCCGCCGACAAGACGAGCGCGTTCAACCACCACGGCGCAGGGCATTCATTGATCAAAAACCAGCAGCAGTCGCGTCGCAGACGCTCGCAGCCAGCAGCGGCTTCAGTGCGGCGCAGTGTGGGCAACGGGTGAATGAGTGTGGTCAAGGTGGGGGCAACCCGCCGGGAGCGGGTTGTCCCCGGCTTGTCCACACGCCCGCTTGCGGCATTCACGTGTTGTCCACACGGAGTCCGCCCGCGCCCCACCCGCAGCCAAGCCCCATCCATCATCGAAGGTGGGTCCGATGGGGTTGGCAGCTGCTCAACGACCATCCCGCCGAAACAACGATGAGGATAGAAAAAAATGATGGATAGGAGGCAAATCGGACTTGCGTCAGAACAGAGTATCTACATGTTGGTCGATGCATTCCCGGAAATCACCTTAAACTGCGGCAGCCACCGACGATCCAGGGGACTGCGGCATCACCCGAGTCCACGGGCCTCCCAAACCCCAAGAGGGCCGCAGTTTAATTCTGAAGTCGTTTTGGAGGCGTTTGTATCCCCGGACTCAATCTACTCTGGCACGGATCACTTCCTTGGAGAACTCGCTCGCTTGAGGCGTTGATGATCTTGCCACGCCAGCTCCGACAGTCGTCGGAGCTGGCGTGGCCAAGCCACTCAACACATGACGCATACCGCACCGGGCGCGGTTTAGGTGACGACGTCCGGCTCGCTGCGCCCGGTGCGTGCCTCGATCTGCCCGAGCTCGCGCGCGATCAGGATCAGCGGCTGCATGGCCTCTTGGGTCTCCTGCCCGTGACGCTCGGGATCCGGCTCGAAGAACTCCAGATAGATTCGAAGCGTGGCACCCTCGGTGCCCGTGCCCGAGAGACGGAAGACGATTCGCGCGCCGCTCTCGAAGCCGATGCGGATGCCCTGACGCTCCGAGCGGCTGCCGTCGATCGGGTCGGTGTAGGCAAAATCATCCGCGTAGCTCACCGTCTGAGCCCCGAGCCGCCGACCGGGCAGGCCGGAGAGCAGGATCCGCAGGTGGTCCATCAGGCCCTCCGCCGCAGTCGCATCGACCTCTTCGTAATCGTGTCGGGTGTAGAAGTTGCGACCGAAACGGCGCCAGTGCTCGCTCAGGATCTCGGCGACCGACTGTTGACGCACGGCCAGCAGGTTCAGCCAGAAGAGCACGGCCCAGAGGCCGTCCTTCTCGCGGACATGATCCGATCCGGTGCCGAAGCTCTCTTCGCCGCAGAGCGTGATGCGACCGGCGTCGAGCAGATTGCCGAAGAACTTCCAGCCCGTCGGGGTCTCGAAGCACTCCACGCCCAGCTGCTCGGCGACACGATCCGCGGCCTGGCTGGTCGGCATGGAGCGCGCGACGCCGCGGATGCCGGCGCGATAGCCGGGAACCAGATGCGCATTCGCCGCAAGGACCGCGAGGCTGTCGCTCGGTGTGACGAAGCAGTGCTTGCCGAGGATCATGTTGCGGTCGCCGTCGCCGTCCGAGGCGGCGCCGAAGTCCAGCGCGTCCGGTCCCTCGGTCATGGCCACCAGCTCTTTGGCATGCGCGAGATTCGGATCCGGATGCCCGCCGCCGAAGTCCTCCAAGGCTTCGCCGTTCAGGACGGTGCCCGGTGCCGCGCCCAAGCGCGTCTCGATGATCTCCTTGGCATAGGGTCCGGTCACGGCATGCATGGCGTCGAAGCGCATGCGGAAGATGCCGGAATTGAACAACTGATGGATGGCGTTGAAGTCGAAGAGCGACTCCATCAGTTCGGCGTAATCGCTCACCGGGTCGATGATCTCGACCTCCATGTCGCCGATTCGCACCGTGCCGAGGGTATCCAGATCGGTCGCCGGGCAGTCGAGCGTGCGGTATTCGCGGATCGTTTGGGTCCGCGCGAAGATGGCGTCGGTCACCGACTCCGGCGCGGGTCCGCCTGCCGCGATGTTGAACTTGATGCCGAAGTCGCCGTCCGGGCCGCCCGGGTTGTGGCTCGCCGAGAGGATGATCCCGCCGCGGGTGCGGTACTTGCGGATGACGCAGGAGGCGGCCGGTGTCGAGAGGATCCCGCCACGCCCGACCAGCGCCCGTTTGACCCCGTTGGCGGCCGCCATGCGCAGGATGGTTTGGATCGCCTCGCGGTTGTAGTAACGTCCGTCACCGCCGACGACCAGTGTCCCGCCCGCGACATCGGTTTGGGTGTCGAAGATCGCCTGAACGAAGTTTTCCAGATAGTGCGGCTGCCGGAACACCCGGACCTTCTTACGCAGGCCGGAGGTGCCGGGGCGCTGCCCCTCGAATGGCGTTGTGGTGATCACTTGCGGTTGCATCTTCAACCCCTTGACGTGTATTGACATGGCTGGCTCCGGTCGTGACACCGCCGGCTGCGGGCGCGAGGGCGCGTGTTCAATCGCGTCGGGTCAGCGGCGTCGGCCGGCTCTGTCGGCGATGCAGCTTCCCGTCCCGAAAGACGTACTCGCGCGGCATTGTATCCCCGCGAGCCCATGCGACAATACCGGATCGGCTCGGGTGCACGCCGCCGGGTCCGCTCGACGAGTGTCGGACACAAGGGCGCGTCCTCGGGATACTCCCATCAATTCAGTTGGATCGAAGAACGATCGAGGTACTAGAGACGATGACAGTCGAAGCGCACAAAGAAACACTGGAGTTCAAAGCGGAGGTCAGCCAGGTGCTGGATCTCGTCATCCGGTCGCTGTACTCAAACAAGGAGATCTTTCTGCGCGAGCTGGTCTCCAACGCCTCCGATGCGGCCGAGAAGCTGCGTTTCGAGGCGCTCAGCGACGACGGACTCTACGAAGGCGAGAGCGATCTGCGCATCCGGGTCGAGGTCGACAAGGAGGCCGGTACGCTGAGCGTGTCGGACAACGGGATCGGGCTCAGCCGCCAGGAAGTGATCGACACCATCGGCAGTATCGCCAGCTCCGGGACGCGTCGTTTCGTCGAGGCACTCTCGGGCGACCAGGCCAAGGACAGCAAGCTGATCGGCCAGTTCGGCGTGGGTTTCTACTCCGCCTTCATCATCGCGGACAAGGTCACCCTGATCTCGCGTCGCGCCGGTCTGGGTGCCGAGCACGGGGTGCGTTGGGAGTCCGACGGCCGCGGTAGCTTTACCCTGGAGACGCTCGAGAAGCCCGGACGCGGCACCGACGTCATCCTGCACCTGAAGGAGGAGGAGAAGGAGTTCCTGGACGCCTGGTGTCTGCGCAGCATCATCGGCAAGTTCTCCGACCATCTCGCTCTGCCGGTGGAGATGCGCAAGGAACTGTACGGCGAAGAGGCCGAGAAGGCCAAGGATGCACCGCCCGAGTACGAGCAGGTCAACCGCGGCACCGCGCTGTGGATGCGCAACAAGTCGGAGATCACGGAGGAGGAGTATCACGACTTCTACAAGCACGTTTCGCACGACTTCGATGTCCCGCTCGCCTATGCCCACAACCGGGTCGAGGGGACGAACGAGTACACCACGCTGCTCTTCGTGCCCAAGCGTGCGCCCTGGGATCTGTGGGAGCGCGACGCCAAGCACGGCGTGAAGCTCTATGTGCGCCGCGTCTTCATCATGGACGAGGCCGACAAGCTGATGCCGCACTATCTGCGCTTCGTCAAGGGCGTGGTCGACTCCGACGACATGCCGCTGAACGTCTCGCGCGAGATCCTGCAGCACAATCGCAAGATCGACACCATCCGTCAGGCCAACACCAAGCGCATCCTCGGGCTCCTGGGCACCCTGGCCAAGGACGAGCCGGAGAAGTACGGTGAGTTCTGGGGCGAGTTCGGCCGCGTGCTCAAGGAAGGCCCGGGCGAGGACTTTGCGAACAAGGAGCGCATCGCCGGCCTGCTGCGCTTCGCCAGCACCCGGAGCGAGAGCGATGCCCAGCGCGAGTCGCTCGACGGCTACCTGGAGCGGATGAAGGACGGCCAGGAGAAGATCTACTACATCACCGCCGACAGCGCCGCGGCGGCGCGTCACAGCCCGCATCTCGAGGTCTTCCGCAAGAAGGGCATCGAGGTGCTGTTGATGTCCGACCGCGTCGACGAGTGGCTGGTCGGTCATCTCACCGAGTA contains:
- the htpG gene encoding molecular chaperone HtpG, producing the protein MTVEAHKETLEFKAEVSQVLDLVIRSLYSNKEIFLRELVSNASDAAEKLRFEALSDDGLYEGESDLRIRVEVDKEAGTLSVSDNGIGLSRQEVIDTIGSIASSGTRRFVEALSGDQAKDSKLIGQFGVGFYSAFIIADKVTLISRRAGLGAEHGVRWESDGRGSFTLETLEKPGRGTDVILHLKEEEKEFLDAWCLRSIIGKFSDHLALPVEMRKELYGEEAEKAKDAPPEYEQVNRGTALWMRNKSEITEEEYHDFYKHVSHDFDVPLAYAHNRVEGTNEYTTLLFVPKRAPWDLWERDAKHGVKLYVRRVFIMDEADKLMPHYLRFVKGVVDSDDMPLNVSREILQHNRKIDTIRQANTKRILGLLGTLAKDEPEKYGEFWGEFGRVLKEGPGEDFANKERIAGLLRFASTRSESDAQRESLDGYLERMKDGQEKIYYITADSAAAARHSPHLEVFRKKGIEVLLMSDRVDEWLVGHLTEYKGKALHSVAKGDLDLGDLADAEEKEAKEKAAAEHGGLLDRLKSALGERVESVRPSTRLVDSPACLVVGEHDMSANLARVLKAVGQSAPESKPILEVNIGHPLVKRLESETQDDRFADLALILLDQAQLAEGGHLDDPAAFVGRLNKLMLGMLMSGR
- the ccoP gene encoding cytochrome-c oxidase, cbb3-type subunit III, whose translation is MAENNPFPGENNTGHVWDDNLRELSNPPPRWWMLGFWASILFVIVYTILYPSWPIGQQATPGLLGWTQIQEYERGVAQVDAKRGPFEEQISQMTAEEVIADPGLLQYTLASAKVVFGDYCSACHGSGGQGNPGYPVLADDDWLYGGSIAKIKESITNGRKGAMTAHARILSQDEIDALARWVVEMSDGVEGSAEGWDLYRAKGCNACHGEKANGVLAELPGGEIVSVGASNLTDSLWRFEPGGFESARHTIMYGVNQPGVPETRDAVMPAFGSVAKVDDVEVRKLNDQDIKKLAIYVHQLGGGG
- the ccoS gene encoding cbb3-type cytochrome oxidase assembly protein CcoS, with the translated sequence MDVIYGLIPGMLVLGLAAVAVLFWATRTGQYDDMDGDGRRILMDEDEEDGDPRRAPVMDADPELNPTESRRE
- the ccoG gene encoding cytochrome c oxidase accessory protein CcoG, with protein sequence MSTNPVATQTAVDDLYAEAEHWHVNTGGETIHAKRLAGRWRTIKWAAASVWLIYFLGPYLRWDGRQAVLFDIPNRQYHIFGATVLPQDFWMLSLLLLFFAILLAVATALVGRVWCGYFCFQTVWTDIYTWIEEKLEGSPPQRRKLDKAPMSPSKLRIKATKHALWLLIGFITGISFVAWFTEAPALWVSFFAGESGPVAYITVALFTVGTYGLAGFMREQTCFWLCPYARIQGVMLDKTTIVPTYDLLRGEPRGRVKRGETGETRSGGDCVDCNQCVAVCPTGVDIRNGQQEGCITCALCIDACDQVMDKVGRPRGLIRYASLDELEGLSTKKLLLRPRVWVYAAIMSIALAGILYGFSTLAAIDLKVLHERAPLYVRLSDGSIQNKYTLKILNKMPEELAVRISVTGPDGLVLMGADDPIVAPPGGVTPAIVFVKVPKRSLASEQQPVQFHVEAARPSGALVEADRESVFIAPRP
- a CDS encoding heavy metal translocating P-type ATPase, translated to MHCFHCGLPVAESARETAHIAGRERSFCCTGCKSVCEAIFAAGLEGFYKRTPEGEIFGPPPEPPKDLAVFDLDAVQEEFTDTAGESREINLLVEGIHCAACVWLIEKGLCAMPGVEEARVNLTGRRLRVRWDNGRLKLSRILRRLADLGYAAAPFDPESAEGAIGRENRAMLYRMAWAGFAMMNLMWISIALYAGADQGEFRGLFQWLGFLIATPTLLYSGAPFFRGALSGLRSGHLSMDLPIAIGVTTTYVYSLYVTLGISSIGDVYWDTVVNFLFVILVGRYLEAISRRKAVASTQRLLDLQPKVATRLDGEDGQTESVVPVRALKLGERVLVRPGERIPVDGEVISGGSGVDESMLTGESRSVSKTLGDQVVAGTINGAGVLTVRIGALLRETALGRIIRLVEDAQASKAPIQRLADRIVPWFVAATLGLATLTFLIWMRVDVEVAVMAATAVLIITCPCAFGMATPMAVAVATGLAASRGILIKNGAVLERLSSIDHFVFDKTGTLTVGRPTVTGLASAPGRWRLIDGPQDLTPEERDVLAGLQALERLSEHPIAAAILDLCVRAGIDRIAAPVDAVEVAPGLGIKGQVDGVEILAGSRAWLVRNGVQPWPDGDEQSAHTSGLVHCARSGQEVLRLGVADPLRPYAARVIARMRERGIRVTLLTGDRRETAEAIAVQLGGGVEVIAEVMPEDKDRVIAELQRGGRRVAMVGDGVNDAPALVRADVGIAMGSGTDVSIASADIVLMSSELGRVEEAARLSRRTLRTIRQNIGISVVYNLIMVPLAMAAVITPLIAAISMPLSSLAVIGNSARIRAVFKPGASGTPREP
- a CDS encoding alpha-D-glucose phosphate-specific phosphoglucomutase yields the protein MQPQVITTTPFEGQRPGTSGLRKKVRVFRQPHYLENFVQAIFDTQTDVAGGTLVVGGDGRYYNREAIQTILRMAAANGVKRALVGRGGILSTPAASCVIRKYRTRGGIILSASHNPGGPDGDFGIKFNIAAGGPAPESVTDAIFARTQTIREYRTLDCPATDLDTLGTVRIGDMEVEIIDPVSDYAELMESLFDFNAIHQLFNSGIFRMRFDAMHAVTGPYAKEIIETRLGAAPGTVLNGEALEDFGGGHPDPNLAHAKELVAMTEGPDALDFGAASDGDGDRNMILGKHCFVTPSDSLAVLAANAHLVPGYRAGIRGVARSMPTSQAADRVAEQLGVECFETPTGWKFFGNLLDAGRITLCGEESFGTGSDHVREKDGLWAVLFWLNLLAVRQQSVAEILSEHWRRFGRNFYTRHDYEEVDATAAEGLMDHLRILLSGLPGRRLGAQTVSYADDFAYTDPIDGSRSERQGIRIGFESGARIVFRLSGTGTEGATLRIYLEFFEPDPERHGQETQEAMQPLILIARELGQIEARTGRSEPDVVT
- a CDS encoding IS110 family transposase — encoded protein: MNTAGIDVAHKTLALAVSTEEKLGKVREFANTPSGHAALIKALQGARVERVCLEATGSYHLDLALAIDAAGLALMVLNPKAAKRFAEALQTRNKSDAVDAGVLAQFARRMPFEPWRRPATEALELRACARRLEALVVDRTRAKNQLHALLQSTTTPAVVLDDVRLSIHQYTARIDALRDWADARISADEELAQVYRLLTGIPGIAAASAIQLMGELLVLPEDMRAKQWVALAGLDPRQSTSGTSVNKPPRLSKAGNAHLRKALFMPALSAARHEPHVNSYYTHLIEARGLKKIQAICAVMRKLLHAIYAMLKHRQAFDGSRFCLLREAAA
- a CDS encoding FixH family protein, with protein sequence MSSTTHTTETPPKPTPALRSPWVLASIGLIITVLAVNLTFVILAIRTNPGLVNANYYERGQDYERTMISRQARDPGWLMRADIPRPLTAGVEESMRLVLVDHAGQPVDVDQATFYAYRPSDVSRDFALPMIREAKGRYLAETSFPLIGVWDILIAVQSGEDEYSVGERVNVARP